CTCTTCGAACTCGTTGCCAGCGGCGATCGCGACAAAGGCGCCGCTGGAGACGGCGTCGCGGAGCGCGTCTTCGACGACGGGCGCCGGCGGACCGTTGCGGCCGATGCTCATGTTCAGGACGCGTGCGCCGTTCTCGACCGCATAGCGAATGCCCGCCGCGATCTGCGCGTCGGTCCCAATGTTTGGCGCATCGAAGACCGTGTCCCAGGCTCCGGAGATGACCTTGACCGGCATGATGCGCACATTGAACGCGACGCCGGCGACGCCGACGTCATTGTCGGTGAGCTGCCCGATCGTGCCAGCCACGTGCGTCCCATGTCCCTCGAGGTCGACCGGATCTTCGTCGTTCCAGATGAAATCGCGCGGTGCGACGAACCGATTGGGACCGTCGAGGTCCGGCGCCGCGCTGAACGGCACGACAACGGGCCCCAGCGCCGGAAAGGAGACGCCGTTCTCGTCGATGAACGGTTGGCCGACGAACTCGAAAATGGCGTCCTTGTATGCGACGCCCGTGTCGAGCACGGCGACGATGATCTCGTCGCTGGATCCGCGGTTGATGTCCCACGCCTGTTCCATGCCGAGCGCCGCGGCGAGGTTCCACTGCCGGTCGAACAACGGGTCGTTCGGCGTGAAGTACGGCTCGACTTTGTACGCGGCCTGCGCATATTCGACGTTCGTATTACGCCGCAGCTGGGAAGCGACTGCCTCCGGGTCGGCGGCTGTCGGCACGCTCAGCACTTGGAAGTTCGCATACGGGGGCTGCGATGCGCTCGCGGCGCCCGCGACGCGCATGGCTTGGGCGCGCGAGGCGCTGCCCGTGCCGCTCCTGAACCTCACGATGACGCGGCCTGGCTCATAGGGAAGGCGACTCGGCGTTTGCACACGTGCTCGGCTTCGGCTGTTGCGCGCGCGTGTCACGATCATCTGCTCGAGGCCACGATCGATAGGGGGTGGCGCCACCGACTGGAGCAGCCGGCGAGCGGCGGGCTGGCGCGGCTCCTGCGCGTGTGAGGTCAGCACCAGGGCCAACGCCACGAGCACGGATGACGAGATCCAAGAACGATGATGCATGGCAACCTCTGCGTCGCGTCGTGCCAAAGGCCGCGACGCCGTAACACGGCGCTGGCTCTCCTATTATCAGCGGATCAAGGCTGGCGCTGCGGCACTGGGGACGCTGCCGAGGAGGGAGTCGACGTCACGCGATTACCCCTGTCCGGCGTCCGACCGGGCGGCTGCAGCGCCTCCAGGAGCACGCGGCCGTCGGGATCGGCCAACGTGACGCCGGCGAGCACTGCCAATGTGGGCGCGACATCGGCTGGAGAAGCCGCGGCGAAATAGCGACCGGGCGCTATGGCCGCGCCCATGAGCAGCACCGGGACACGCCGGTCGTAGTCATTGGCGCTGCCGTGCGTCGCGCCTGTGCCGGCGATGATCCAATAGGGCTTGGGGACGAGATTGAGCTCGCCATTGCGACCGGCGTACAGGCTCCGTCGCACCAGCCGGGCCACCGGATCGTCAACGTAATTGCCGTGGAGCACGCCGTCCGTGTGGAAGACCCGCCCCACCCCCGGCACCTGTTGAATCGCCGCCGTAACTTCCTCCCAGGCTTGCGGCGTTTTGTCGAGCCGCTCGCGGGCCTCGGCCGTGAGATAGAGCTCGCCTGACATGAAGTGCTCGATCCACGCTCCTGGTCCGAGCACCTTCGCCAGCGCCGCCTCGGCTTGCTTCACGACCTCCTTCATCTGCAGTCGGCCGGCGTCGAGACCGAGCGCCGTCATCTGCTCCGGAACCGGCGCCACACCGTGATCGGAGGTGAGGGCGACGACGTAGTGTTCGCGGCCCACCAGCTGGTCGAGCGCGTCGAACAGCTCTGCAAGCGTTGCATCCAGCCGGACCAGCGTGTCCTGAACTTCGTGGCTTCGTGGTCCAAACGCGTGTCCCACCCGATCGAGCCCCGAGAAGCCGACGCCGAGGAAGTCGGTGCCCGGACCCTTGCCGAGGCCGAAGGACTCCACCGCAGCGGCAGCCATACGTCCAAGATACGCATCGGCGAGCGGACTGCTCTCCCAGCGTCCGTAGGACGCCTCCTGCGTGTCGGCCTTCAACGGATGCGGGAACGTCGTCGAACCGCCGTGCGGCGGTGCTTCGCCGGCGCCCTCGTCCTCGTAGAGATACGAGGAGCTGGGAAGCGCGCGATCCCAGATCTGGGTGAGCTCGCGGTCGACCGGATGCTCGGTCAGGTAGCGCTCGAGGAAGGGGACGCGCCCGCGCACACCGTGGGCAGAGGAGCTCATCCAGCCATCAGCGCCCTCGTGCCAAGCGGCGAGGTCTGCTCGCTGACCGGCGAGCATGATTGCCGAGCGGGC
The Luteitalea sp. genome window above contains:
- a CDS encoding S8 family serine peptidase, whose product is MHHRSWISSSVLVALALVLTSHAQEPRQPAARRLLQSVAPPPIDRGLEQMIVTRARNSRSRARVQTPSRLPYEPGRVIVRFRSGTGSASRAQAMRVAGAASASQPPYANFQVLSVPTAADPEAVASQLRRNTNVEYAQAAYKVEPYFTPNDPLFDRQWNLAAALGMEQAWDINRGSSDEIIVAVLDTGVAYKDAIFEFVGQPFIDENGVSFPALGPVVVPFSAAPDLDGPNRFVAPRDFIWNDEDPVDLEGHGTHVAGTIGQLTDNDVGVAGVAFNVRIMPVKVISGAWDTVFDAPNIGTDAQIAAGIRYAVENGARVLNMSIGRNGPPAPVVEDALRDAVSSGAFVAIAAGNEFEEGNPDAPFAEIASRIDGVMAVSAVDRNLNRAAYSAIKPYVEIAAPGGDFDEGGVRGMILQQTYDPVRALVFPFPPSEYGAPRFDMFVYLYSEGTSMATAHVSGLAALLMQQGITSPAAIEAAITRFATDRGNDGRDDEYGHGLINPRATLRGLGILQ